The following are encoded in a window of Castanea sativa cultivar Marrone di Chiusa Pesio chromosome 5, ASM4071231v1 genomic DNA:
- the LOC142637300 gene encoding limonoid 21-O-acetyltransferse-like translates to MKVEVELFSNESIKPSSPTPTHLGYYQLSFLDQISPPVYASFLFFYTKNDAYSKISTDTTKSFSSVLKQSLSDVLTRYYPLAGRIKDNLNVDCNDEGVLFREAQVKCKLSDIVTNPNPAEFNRFLPCDIDGTHNLTFAVQVNYFTCGGIAIGACISHKIADGTSFIMFMKNWAATARGQSDIYPQFQASTLFPPTSTLSGLKPETGMTKEKLVIKRFVFSFATIETLKEKYAESSDLECPLHPSRVEALSAFIWSRYVAATQENCGHKKLNLVRFAVNLRTRMDPPLSEIFFGNIIHGATVILSSEERIGLVGNLRAAIRKIDNEYVKKLQDHTQHLDFLKEASEKVLKQDIVPFNFTSLCRFPIYEMDFGWGNPMWIGRVSPPFKNATVFIDTKSGDGIEAWVNLKEEDMAKFESDPELLAYASTTSLDV, encoded by the coding sequence ATGAAGGTTGAAGTGGAACTATTCTCCAACGAGAGTATCAAACCGTCTTCACCAACTCCCACCCATCTTGGCTATTATCAGCTTTCCTTTCTTGACCAAATATCGCCTCCTGTATATGCttcatttctcttcttctacACAAAGAATGATGCCTACTCCAAAATCAGCACTGATACTACCAAATCATTCTCTAGTGTCCTCAAGCAATCATTGTCTGACGTCTTAACGCGTTACTACCCATTAGCTGGCCGCATTAAAGACAATCTTAACGTCGACTGCAACGATGAAGGGGTGTTGTTTCGCGAAGCCCAAGTCAAGTGCAAGCTTTCAGATATTGTTACAAATCCAAATCCTGCAGAGTTCAACAGATTTCTTCCATGCGATATTGATGGCACGCACAATTTAACCTTTGCTGTTCAAGTCAACTACTTCACTTGTGGCGGTATTGCCATTGGCGCATGCATTTCCCACAAGATTGCCGATGGCACATCCTTTATCATGTTTATGAAAAATTGGGCAGCCACAGCTCGAGGCCAGAGTGATATTTATCCACAATTTCAAGCATCAACTCTCTTTCCGCCTACAAGTACTTTATCTGGGCTTAAACCAGAAACTGGTATGACAAAAGAGAAGCTTGTAATAAAGAGGTTTGTGTTTAGTTTTGCAACAATAGAGACTCTTAAGGAAAAATACGCAGAAAGCTCAGACTTAGAATGCCCATTACACCCAAGCCGTGTTGAGGCCTTGTCAGCCTTTATATGGAGCCGATATGTAGCTGCTACACAAGAAAACTGTGGGCATAAGAAGCTCAACTTAGTTCGTTTTGCAGTGAACTTACGGACGAGGATGGATCCCCCGttgtctgaaattttttttggaaatatcaTCCACGGTGCAACAGTCATTCTGTCAAGTGAAGAGAGGATTGGCCTTGTGGGCAATCTAAGAGCTGCGATAAGAAAGATTGACAATGAATATGTGAAAAAATTACAAGACCACACTCAACACTTGGACTTTCTCAAAGAAGCAAGTGAAAAAGTCCTGAAACAAGATATAGTTCCATTCAATTTCACTAGTTTGTGCAGGTTCCCTATATATGAAATGGACTTTGGCTGGGGAAATCCCATGTGGATTGGTCGAGTTAGCCCGCCTTTCAAGAACGCTACTGTATTTATTGACACCAAAAGTGGGGATGGAATAGAGGCATGGGTTAACTTGAAAGAGGAAGACATGGCTAAATTTGAAAGTGACCCAGAGCTCCTTGCATATGCTTCCACAACCTCCTTGGACGTTTGA